One segment of Neobacillus endophyticus DNA contains the following:
- a CDS encoding ABC transporter permease: MKSKTGVLLGRLMRNIMRSPDTIITVAITPIMMMLLFVYVFGGAIKAGTDNYVNYLLPGILLMAIASGVAYTSVRLFTDVKSGLMARFITMPIKRSSVLWAHVLTSLVSNALTVVVVILVALLMGFRSSANILDWLAVAGILGLFTLALTWLAVIPGLTAKSMEGATAYSYPLIFLPFISSAFVPTETMPKIVRAFAENQPVTSIVNAIRALLYEGSVGNNIWIALTWCVGIMVIAFFFANKQFKRHLG; this comes from the coding sequence ATGAAAAGCAAAACAGGGGTATTACTAGGGCGTTTAATGCGCAACATCATGCGCAGTCCAGATACTATTATTACGGTGGCGATTACGCCAATTATGATGATGCTGCTGTTTGTCTACGTATTTGGCGGCGCCATAAAGGCTGGCACGGACAACTATGTCAATTATTTATTACCGGGAATTCTTCTGATGGCTATCGCATCTGGTGTCGCTTACACTTCCGTTCGGCTGTTTACGGATGTAAAGAGCGGACTGATGGCACGTTTCATTACTATGCCAATCAAGCGCTCGTCGGTATTATGGGCTCACGTGTTGACCTCACTTGTTTCCAATGCGCTTACTGTCGTGGTGGTTATCCTCGTCGCTCTCTTAATGGGCTTCCGTTCCAGCGCTAATATACTGGATTGGCTCGCGGTAGCTGGGATACTAGGACTTTTTACACTGGCGCTGACATGGCTGGCGGTCATTCCTGGCTTGACAGCGAAGTCTATGGAAGGGGCGACAGCCTACTCGTACCCGCTGATTTTTCTGCCATTTATCAGTTCGGCTTTTGTCCCCACAGAAACCATGCCTAAAATTGTCCGCGCGTTCGCTGAAAACCAGCCCGTGACTTCTATTGTGAATGCGATTCGTGCTCTCTTATATGAAGGATCTGTTGGCAACAATATTTGGATCGCGCTTACCTGGTGCGTCGGCATCATGGTCATCGCTTTCTTCTTCGCTAATAAACAATTTAAACGCCATTTAGGGTAA
- a CDS encoding cell wall hydrolase, with protein sequence MPRADYRSSDVDLMARMMRAEAEGEGNMGMLLVGNVIVNRVKADCLDFKGLRTIPQVIFQVQGGNYSFEAVQKGNIFYQGARTREKRLAKQNLDYWIHSPARFALWYFNPHAPCPPTWYGQPISGQFKNHCYYLPKECPGAYSW encoded by the coding sequence GTGCCGAGAGCAGACTATAGGTCATCAGATGTTGATCTGATGGCTAGAATGATGAGAGCAGAAGCCGAAGGTGAAGGAAACATGGGAATGTTGCTTGTAGGGAATGTCATTGTCAATCGGGTAAAAGCTGATTGTTTAGACTTTAAAGGACTAAGGACAATTCCACAAGTCATATTTCAAGTACAAGGTGGAAATTATTCGTTTGAGGCGGTTCAAAAGGGGAATATTTTTTACCAAGGTGCAAGAACGAGAGAGAAGAGATTAGCTAAGCAAAATTTGGATTACTGGATACATTCTCCAGCTAGGTTTGCATTATGGTACTTTAATCCGCATGCCCCATGCCCACCAACATGGTACGGTCAACCGATTTCAGGGCAATTTAAAAACCATTGTTATTATTTACCGAAAGAATGTCCTGGAGCCTATAGTTGGTAA
- a CDS encoding IS3 family transposase (programmed frameshift) — MKRIKHSKEFKLQVIKEARETGNITLVARRYELNPNMVSRWIREYKDGKFGDMDVAVLPDLDSKELSKENEKLKMILGEKDLEIAILRDLIKKKNPPLTEKLEVADQWINKGYSISKVLKIIGIPRSTYYYQKNYRVEEKKVSEGRPAPGYSFNEEGKKVSDEQIKEFLLEEIAGDAYNYGYRKLTKVLQRKYSLTINKKKVYRLCKELGILRPQRQKKVSFPRKLARNRIIKASNQLWEADIKYGYIEGEDRFFFVMSIIDVYDRGIVAYHMGLSCTGDDVKQTLQRALLKRQQYAKKEKPVIRTDNGPQFISHTFEEFCENSKMEHERIPPRTPNMNAHVESFHRIFEDDCLSRWQFETYAEAYQEVMKFMVYYNERRIHSSLLDLSPKEFYQKQNSLVIKEVRV; from the exons ATGAAGCGAATAAAACATTCAAAAGAGTTTAAATTACAAGTCATTAAGGAAGCCCGAGAAACAGGAAATATTACCCTTGTAGCTCGTCGGTATGAATTGAATCCAAACATGGTTAGTCGATGGATCCGTGAATATAAAGATGGAAAATTTGGAGACATGGATGTAGCTGTTTTGCCAGACCTAGATTCCAAAGAATTATCTAAGGAAAATGAAAAACTCAAAATGATTTTGGGAGAAAAAGACCTTGAAATAGCGATTTTACGGGATTTAATAAAAAAGAAAAACCCTC CACTTACTGAAAAACTTGAAGTAGCTGATCAATGGATTAACAAAGGCTATTCTATTTCAAAGGTGCTCAAAATTATCGGTATTCCTCGTTCCACCTATTATTATCAAAAGAACTACCGGGTGGAAGAGAAAAAAGTGAGTGAGGGTCGTCCAGCACCTGGTTATTCCTTTAATGAGGAAGGAAAAAAAGTATCGGATGAACAAATCAAAGAATTTCTGTTAGAAGAAATTGCAGGCGATGCTTATAACTATGGTTATCGCAAATTAACCAAAGTACTTCAAAGAAAATATAGCCTGACTATTAATAAGAAAAAGGTATATCGCCTATGTAAGGAACTTGGGATCTTACGACCACAACGACAAAAGAAAGTCTCTTTTCCACGTAAATTAGCACGAAATCGGATCATTAAAGCTTCTAATCAACTTTGGGAAGCAGATATTAAATACGGATATATCGAAGGAGAAGATCGCTTTTTCTTTGTCATGTCCATTATAGATGTCTATGACAGAGGAATCGTTGCCTATCATATGGGATTAAGCTGCACCGGAGATGATGTAAAACAGACTCTGCAAAGAGCGTTATTGAAACGCCAACAATATGCTAAAAAGGAAAAACCTGTGATTCGAACAGACAATGGGCCACAGTTTATTTCGCATACCTTTGAAGAGTTTTGTGAAAATTCGAAAATGGAACATGAAAGAATTCCACCAAGAACCCCAAATATGAATGCCCATGTAGAATCTTTCCATCGCATTTTTGAGGACGATTGCTTGTCCAGATGGCAGTTTGAAACCTATGCAGAAGCATATCAGGAAGTCATGAAATTTATGGTGTACTATAACGAAAGACGGATTCATTCCAGCCTTTTAGACTTGTCGCCAAAGGAATTCTATCAAAAACAAAACTCGTTGGTAATCAAGGAGGTCCGGGTATAA
- a CDS encoding ABC transporter ATP-binding protein → MSNSAISVKGLKKSFKDKEVLKGVDFEVRRGEIFALLGSNGAGKTTTVNILSTLMKPDRGDVGICGFDVQRQPDDVRQSISLTGQFSALDGMLTGRENLKMIAKLRGISNPAQVADNLLARFSLTDSANRRADQYSGGMKRRLDIAMSLIGTPAVIFLDEPTTGLDPEARIEVWSTVKELAGSGTTILLTTQYLEEAEQLADRIAILHGGKIITTGTLTELKEMFPPAKVEYVEKQPTLEEIFLAIIGKKEEM, encoded by the coding sequence ATGAGCAATTCAGCGATATCTGTAAAAGGGTTAAAAAAATCCTTTAAAGACAAGGAAGTCTTAAAGGGGGTCGATTTTGAGGTGCGGCGTGGCGAAATTTTCGCACTTCTGGGCTCAAATGGAGCGGGCAAGACAACGACGGTCAACATCCTCTCGACGCTAATGAAGCCCGATAGGGGCGATGTAGGTATTTGTGGCTTTGATGTCCAGCGTCAACCGGATGATGTTCGCCAGAGCATCAGCCTAACAGGACAGTTCTCAGCTTTAGACGGTATGCTCACAGGAAGGGAAAACCTGAAGATGATTGCCAAGTTGAGAGGAATTTCCAATCCCGCTCAAGTCGCCGATAATTTGCTTGCAAGATTCAGCCTGACTGATTCGGCCAACCGCAGGGCGGACCAATATTCAGGCGGGATGAAGCGCCGACTGGACATCGCCATGAGCCTGATCGGGACGCCAGCAGTTATTTTTCTCGATGAACCGACGACAGGGCTTGACCCCGAAGCGCGGATTGAAGTCTGGTCTACCGTCAAAGAGCTTGCTGGCAGCGGCACGACCATCTTGCTGACGACCCAGTACCTGGAGGAAGCCGAACAACTGGCAGATCGTATCGCCATCCTGCATGGCGGAAAAATCATCACAACCGGTACACTTACCGAACTCAAAGAGATGTTCCCGCCAGCGAAAGTGGAGTATGTCGAAAAGCAGCCGACATTGGAGGAAATTTTTCTCGCGATCATCGGCAAAAAGGAGGAGATGTAA
- a CDS encoding VOC family protein: MIKGFGGIFWRTKNLDDIKKWYSEVLKIDIENWNGAIIKPESGNETILSFFTEDDLYFPPEQQVMLNFQVDNLNETIKHLEQIGVPLAKKKEISEFGKFIWIKDPDGRLVELWEK; the protein is encoded by the coding sequence ATGATAAAAGGTTTTGGGGGTATATTTTGGAGGACTAAAAATCTAGATGATATAAAAAAATGGTATAGTGAAGTGCTGAAGATCGATATAGAAAATTGGAATGGGGCTATTATTAAACCCGAATCAGGTAATGAAACGATCCTTTCCTTCTTTACTGAAGATGACCTTTACTTCCCACCAGAACAGCAAGTAATGTTAAATTTCCAAGTTGATAATCTAAACGAGACTATTAAGCATCTTGAACAAATTGGTGTACCTCTGGCTAAGAAAAAAGAGATTAGTGAATTTGGTAAGTTTATTTGGATTAAAGATCCTGATGGTAGACTGGTTGAGCTATGGGAGAAATAA
- a CDS encoding DUF1048 domain-containing protein, with amino-acid sequence MLEMFKKMIGDKKEYKMMMARVEALPEDYEFVFKKIQNYMWHFTAGNGMDMLHMQYELIDLFEAGAAEGRQVLEITGDDVASFADELVANAKTYFAKYREDLNQSIMKRFEKK; translated from the coding sequence ATGTTGGAAATGTTCAAAAAAATGATTGGTGATAAAAAAGAATACAAGATGATGATGGCACGGGTTGAAGCCCTTCCAGAGGACTACGAGTTTGTATTTAAGAAAATTCAAAACTACATGTGGCATTTCACAGCGGGCAACGGGATGGATATGCTGCACATGCAGTATGAATTAATCGATTTATTCGAAGCCGGTGCGGCGGAAGGAAGGCAAGTGCTGGAAATCACTGGGGACGATGTGGCGTCTTTTGCAGATGAACTAGTGGCGAACGCTAAAACCTATTTCGCTAAGTATCGTGAAGATTTAAACCAAAGTATCATGAAGCGATTCGAAAAAAAATAA
- a CDS encoding lipid II flippase Amj family protein, with translation MSTSIIIVLILNFIISLIGTLAYSVRMVGVRTGKIAVSFAVFNILMLVSRTAVTFQVPILTKFVEHNSSENDLLNIFNLIIIVSGIATVIGAFLIPTFQRIFSKGVLYFAVNRSIPRLVMHSFSKAGLNYIKECAAIPVKENITEINIRKLPIRIIIYNLITVSLVTVGSLAPIYAGSIAPDLRATCITLSSIINGIATILMSIFIDPQLSIMTDDVIEGKCQEEDFRSVVIAMVGSKTLGTFASLLLIIPSSYLIVFIAKII, from the coding sequence TTGAGTACATCAATTATAATAGTTTTAATATTGAACTTTATAATATCATTGATAGGAACATTAGCTTATTCTGTTAGAATGGTTGGTGTTAGAACAGGTAAGATAGCCGTTTCTTTTGCTGTATTTAATATTTTAATGTTGGTATCAAGAACGGCAGTGACATTTCAAGTCCCTATATTAACAAAGTTTGTTGAACATAATTCTAGTGAAAACGATTTGTTAAATATTTTCAATTTAATTATTATAGTTTCGGGTATTGCTACAGTAATTGGTGCTTTTTTAATTCCAACCTTTCAGAGAATTTTCTCTAAAGGGGTATTATACTTTGCAGTTAATAGGTCAATTCCTAGACTTGTTATGCACAGCTTTTCAAAAGCAGGCCTTAATTACATAAAGGAATGTGCTGCAATCCCAGTAAAAGAAAATATAACTGAAATTAATATCAGAAAATTACCGATAAGGATAATAATATATAATCTAATTACAGTTTCTTTAGTTACTGTTGGATCATTAGCCCCAATATATGCTGGAAGCATAGCACCAGATTTAAGAGCAACTTGTATTACTTTATCATCAATCATAAATGGAATTGCTACAATTCTAATGTCAATATTTATAGACCCTCAATTATCCATTATGACTGATGATGTTATAGAAGGTAAGTGTCAAGAAGAAGATTTCCGTAGTGTTGTTATTGCTATGGTAGGAAGTAAAACATTGGGGACTTTTGCATCGCTACTATTAATTATTCCTTCATCATATTTAATAGTTTTTATTGCAAAAATAATTTAA
- a CDS encoding cupin domain-containing protein, with protein sequence MYYAPWEYPYSYQRYVYCENVPMYNNYIRQHHYWNIYDNGRNMVKDYGRQPYVVNINEAAKHNNTYRTTLWTGNHLQVTLMSINVGEDIGLEIHPNVDQFLRIEQGQGVVQMGKRKDQLNFIQQVFDDYAIMIPAGTWHNVTNTGNTPLKLYSIYAPPQHPAGTVHLTKAQAMATE encoded by the coding sequence ATGTACTATGCCCCTTGGGAATATCCATACTCATATCAGCGATATGTTTATTGTGAAAATGTCCCGATGTATAATAATTATATAAGACAGCACCATTACTGGAATATTTATGATAACGGAAGAAATATGGTAAAAGATTATGGGCGTCAACCATATGTAGTCAATATTAATGAAGCAGCAAAGCATAACAATACCTATCGTACCACCTTGTGGACGGGTAACCATCTACAAGTTACATTAATGAGTATTAATGTTGGCGAAGACATTGGTTTAGAAATTCACCCTAACGTGGACCAATTCTTACGGATTGAACAAGGTCAAGGGGTCGTGCAAATGGGCAAGAGGAAAGATCAGTTAAACTTTATTCAACAAGTTTTTGATGATTATGCCATTATGATTCCTGCTGGCACCTGGCATAATGTAACTAATACAGGTAATACCCCTTTAAAACTTTATTCTATCTATGCTCCTCCACAGCATCCAGCTGGTACGGTTCATTTAACTAAAGCACAGGCTATGGCCACAGAATAA
- a CDS encoding PadR family transcriptional regulator, with the protein MENLTEMLKGSLEGCVLEIISRHETYGYEITRRLNELGFTEVVEGTVYTILVRLEKKKLVDIEKKPSDMGPPRKFYTLNKAGRQELELFWKKWDFVSSKINVLKSR; encoded by the coding sequence ATGGAAAATTTAACTGAAATGCTAAAGGGTTCGCTTGAAGGCTGCGTGCTAGAAATCATCAGTCGCCATGAAACCTATGGATACGAGATTACCCGCCGCCTGAACGAGCTCGGATTTACCGAAGTCGTGGAAGGGACGGTCTACACCATCCTCGTACGATTAGAAAAGAAAAAACTAGTGGACATAGAAAAGAAACCGTCAGATATGGGACCACCACGAAAGTTTTACACGCTAAATAAGGCTGGCCGCCAAGAACTTGAATTGTTTTGGAAAAAATGGGATTTTGTATCATCGAAAATTAACGTCTTGAAGTCACGCTAA
- a CDS encoding NAD(P)H-dependent oxidoreductase: MKTLVIVAHPNLEQSKVNRTWMNRLQQEKNVTVHNLYAQYPTFEIEVEKEQQLLLEHDRIVFQFPFYWYSSPALLKQWQDLVLTYGWAYGSEGTKLRGKEFMLVISTGGPAQAYQAGGYNHFSLSELTKPFQATANLTGMRFLPTFTKQGVRFLTNEQVLESAEELVCHLKSDY, encoded by the coding sequence ATGAAAACATTAGTTATTGTAGCCCATCCAAACTTAGAACAATCAAAAGTAAATAGAACGTGGATGAACCGTCTTCAACAAGAAAAAAATGTTACAGTTCATAATCTATACGCACAATATCCAACATTTGAGATTGAGGTGGAAAAAGAACAACAGCTTCTATTGGAACATGATCGTATCGTGTTTCAATTCCCATTCTACTGGTACAGTTCACCCGCTTTGTTAAAACAATGGCAGGATTTGGTTCTTACTTACGGTTGGGCTTATGGGTCAGAAGGAACGAAATTACGCGGCAAAGAGTTTATGTTAGTAATTTCAACAGGCGGACCTGCACAAGCCTATCAAGCTGGCGGATACAATCACTTTAGCCTTAGCGAGTTAACCAAACCATTTCAGGCAACAGCTAACTTGACCGGCATGCGGTTCTTGCCCACATTTACGAAACAGGGAGTGCGCTTCTTAACGAACGAACAAGTCCTCGAAAGTGCCGAAGAACTGGTATGTCATCTGAAAAGTGACTATTAG
- a CDS encoding SDR family NAD(P)-dependent oxidoreductase — MSDKILVIVGAGPGISLSTARKFGKEGFNVALISRSMESLQKYVKILKDDGIAAKGFLGDVSSEESLKLAIDAVIKTYGTINVLLYNAAAGRPGKPTTLSVDQLVEDFKVSVAGALTSVKEVIPHMVNGTILLTGGGLALYPYADYSSLAIGKAGIRNLAYSLHQELSPRGIYVGTLTIKGYVQEGTYFTPENIANTFYSMYENQTETEVIFEEK; from the coding sequence TTGTCAGATAAGATATTGGTAATTGTCGGTGCTGGACCAGGAATAAGCTTAAGTACGGCAAGAAAATTCGGTAAAGAAGGCTTTAATGTTGCCTTGATTTCTCGAAGTATGGAATCACTACAAAAATATGTAAAAATACTTAAAGATGATGGGATTGCAGCAAAAGGTTTTCTTGGGGATGTCTCTTCAGAAGAATCTTTAAAATTAGCCATTGATGCGGTAATTAAGACTTATGGAACAATTAACGTATTATTGTACAATGCTGCTGCAGGAAGACCAGGCAAACCAACAACATTAAGCGTGGATCAATTAGTGGAAGATTTTAAAGTCAGTGTAGCTGGAGCTCTTACAAGTGTAAAAGAAGTGATTCCTCATATGGTAAATGGAACAATTTTATTAACGGGCGGGGGATTAGCTCTTTATCCCTATGCTGACTATTCTTCATTAGCAATTGGAAAAGCAGGTATTCGCAATTTAGCATACAGCTTGCATCAAGAATTGAGCCCTAGAGGAATTTATGTTGGAACATTAACAATAAAAGGTTATGTGCAGGAAGGAACTTATTTCACACCTGAAAATATTGCAAATACATTTTATAGCATGTACGAAAATCAAACTGAAACAGAAGTTATTTTTGAAGAAAAGTAA
- a CDS encoding YsnF/AvaK domain-containing protein has product MSDFLGLFSDDRAQNADNEDAHEYNQTSGALQLHKEELNITKNKIDAGEVVLSKEVVEEQKSVDVPVIHEEVVIKRTKLNNERSDEPVSSEETIHIPVSQEEVKVDKYTVTTEEISAAKREVEETRHFEETLKYEKAHVNTTGSVDIISDDSKFTDINDD; this is encoded by the coding sequence ATGAGCGACTTTTTAGGGTTATTTAGTGATGACAGGGCTCAAAATGCTGATAATGAAGATGCCCATGAATATAATCAAACGAGTGGCGCACTCCAGCTCCATAAAGAAGAGTTAAACATTACGAAAAATAAAATCGATGCTGGAGAAGTGGTCCTCTCAAAAGAGGTTGTGGAAGAACAAAAATCTGTCGACGTTCCTGTCATACACGAGGAAGTTGTAATAAAAAGAACGAAATTGAATAACGAACGAAGTGATGAGCCGGTCAGCTCCGAGGAAACGATCCATATTCCCGTTAGCCAAGAAGAAGTTAAGGTGGACAAATATACGGTAACAACTGAGGAGATCTCCGCTGCGAAACGTGAAGTTGAGGAAACTCGGCATTTCGAAGAAACGCTTAAATATGAAAAGGCACATGTTAATACAACTGGAAGTGTTGATATTATTTCGGATGACTCGAAATTTACCGATATAAATGACGATTAA
- a CDS encoding YsnF/AvaK domain-containing protein: MEGDHVPSKVNSTDDYQGDKVTLRLHKEALEIIKKWVKTADVKLYKNTYTEEKHITVPIKCEELVIEKKMLFIEGTTDEQTEIIRIPLSEERIEVTKQPVILENVEVYKQQFEEVIHFHEILKEEKAHIETIGKIKVLDESE, translated from the coding sequence ATGGAGGGAGATCACGTGCCTTCAAAAGTGAATTCCACGGATGATTATCAGGGCGACAAAGTGACGCTTCGACTGCATAAAGAGGCATTAGAGATAATTAAAAAGTGGGTTAAGACCGCGGATGTGAAATTATATAAAAACACTTATACAGAAGAAAAACACATTACCGTTCCTATTAAATGTGAAGAGTTGGTCATTGAAAAAAAAATGTTATTTATAGAAGGAACTACAGACGAACAAACGGAAATTATCCGTATCCCTTTAAGCGAGGAACGTATCGAAGTCACTAAGCAGCCTGTTATTTTAGAAAATGTTGAAGTTTATAAACAACAATTCGAAGAAGTTATTCACTTTCACGAAATCCTAAAAGAGGAAAAAGCTCATATCGAAACAATCGGGAAAATAAAGGTGTTGGATGAGAGTGAGTAA
- a CDS encoding MarR family winged helix-turn-helix transcriptional regulator: MNEEEQVLIHCLYFTASRFARNITKLAEKTFDFGDLAPSYLYMIMIVKFHPGITQKELCHKLSIAPSTSTRFIDKLEKLKMVTRKMDGKQSFISLTEEGEKVYHQFRVSLKELFTSYSSVLGLEFSKDLSKMLHDASIKLESDI, translated from the coding sequence ATGAATGAAGAAGAACAGGTATTAATTCATTGTCTATACTTTACAGCAAGCCGATTTGCTCGTAACATTACAAAATTAGCTGAAAAAACATTTGATTTTGGTGACCTTGCTCCTTCATATCTTTATATGATTATGATTGTGAAGTTCCATCCGGGAATCACCCAGAAGGAACTATGCCATAAGTTATCCATTGCGCCTTCGACCAGTACAAGGTTTATTGATAAACTTGAAAAATTAAAAATGGTCACTAGAAAAATGGATGGAAAACAATCATTTATCTCTTTAACTGAAGAAGGAGAAAAAGTGTACCATCAATTTCGGGTGTCTTTAAAAGAATTATTTACGAGCTATTCAAGTGTCTTAGGACTCGAGTTCAGTAAAGATTTAAGTAAAATGCTTCACGATGCGAGCATTAAGCTAGAAAGCGACATATAA
- a CDS encoding RCC1 domain-containing protein, with protein MDNISPDKAELKLKRWPKDTIAAGRRHTVGLKSDGTVTAVGDNKYGQCDVSGWRDIVAVAAGNVHMATNTGNAHTVGLKSDGTVTTVGWNKHDQCDVNDWREIVAVAAGWCRTIGLKSDGSVVAVGRNNEGECNVIDWHDIVAVTAGDWHTIGLKLDGTVTAVGNNRYHQCNVSDWRGIVAVAAGYLHTVGLKSDGTALAVGQNKVCQCDVRDWRGIVAIAAGSYHTIGLKSDGTVVAVGLNNHGQCNVCGWRDIVAVAAGCAYTIGLKSDGSVVAVGDNEYGQCGVNGWRGIQLPGN; from the coding sequence ATGGATAACATTTCGCCTGATAAAGCGGAGTTAAAGTTGAAACGGTGGCCTAAAGATACCATAGCTGCGGGTCGTCGTCATACTGTTGGTCTTAAATCTGACGGCACGGTGACGGCTGTGGGTGATAATAAATATGGTCAATGCGATGTAAGCGGATGGCGAGATATTGTGGCGGTTGCGGCGGGTAATGTTCATATGGCGACGAACACGGGTAATGCTCATACTGTTGGTCTTAAATCTGATGGTACTGTGACGACTGTGGGTTGGAATAAGCATGACCAATGCGATGTAAACGATTGGCGAGAAATTGTAGCGGTTGCGGCGGGATGGTGCCGTACGATTGGTCTTAAATCTGATGGTTCAGTGGTAGCGGTGGGCCGAAATAATGAAGGTGAATGCAATGTAATCGACTGGCATGATATTGTGGCGGTCACGGCGGGTGACTGGCATACCATCGGTCTTAAATTGGACGGTACTGTGACGGCTGTGGGTAATAATAGGTATCACCAATGCAATGTAAGCGACTGGCGGGGAATAGTGGCGGTTGCGGCGGGTTATCTTCATACGGTGGGACTTAAATCGGATGGGACGGCGCTTGCTGTGGGTCAAAATAAGGTATGCCAATGCGATGTGAGGGACTGGCGCGGTATTGTGGCGATAGCAGCGGGTAGTTATCATACGATCGGCCTTAAATCTGACGGTACAGTGGTGGCAGTTGGTCTAAATAACCATGGTCAATGCAATGTATGTGGCTGGCGAGATATTGTGGCGGTTGCCGCGGGATGTGCGTATACGATCGGCCTTAAATCGGATGGTTCAGTGGTAGCTGTGGGTGATAATGAATATGGCCAATGCGGTGTTAACGGATGGCGCGGCATCCAACTGCCCGGCAATTAG
- a CDS encoding nuclear transport factor 2 family protein produces MVNYSNIEIGEQFLSAYNAHNWEGIRKLLHPSVKWTLPGNGAISGTAEGKDAVINRVKSIVDGKVRTQLHGILVGQFGLTLSLHNSAVSDDGRVLEEELATVLTIESELITKIDTYLSDVAGMEQYFSK; encoded by the coding sequence ATGGTTAATTATTCTAACATTGAAATTGGAGAACAGTTTCTGTCTGCGTACAATGCTCACAATTGGGAAGGAATTCGAAAGTTATTACATCCATCTGTTAAATGGACCCTACCAGGCAACGGAGCAATTTCGGGGACGGCTGAAGGAAAAGATGCTGTTATCAATCGAGTCAAGTCAATTGTAGATGGAAAAGTACGTACACAACTTCACGGAATACTTGTGGGTCAATTTGGGCTAACCTTATCACTACACAACTCAGCTGTCTCAGACGATGGTCGTGTCCTAGAAGAAGAATTAGCGACAGTGTTAACCATTGAATCTGAACTTATTACTAAAATAGATACTTACCTTTCTGATGTGGCTGGAATGGAACAATATTTTTCAAAATAG
- a CDS encoding NAD(P)H-dependent oxidoreductase, with protein sequence MLSKLGKKKEYGEGGDKLHGKELGLAISTFGPEDSYQPTGYNHFTMETLTTPLQQTSNLIGTRFMPLFVLNGVMHVTDEQLEENAKTYVNYVLQPSLLKLNSNI encoded by the coding sequence GTGTTATCAAAACTAGGAAAGAAAAAAGAATATGGAGAAGGCGGAGATAAGCTTCACGGTAAAGAACTAGGTCTTGCGATTTCAACCTTTGGACCCGAAGATTCCTATCAGCCTACAGGTTATAATCACTTTACTATGGAGACTTTAACAACTCCTTTACAACAAACAAGTAACCTCATTGGTACTCGTTTTATGCCGTTATTTGTGCTGAACGGTGTTATGCATGTAACAGATGAACAACTTGAAGAAAATGCAAAAACATATGTAAATTATGTTCTTCAGCCATCCTTATTGAAGCTAAATTCAAATATTTAA